One window of Nicotiana tomentosiformis chromosome 11, ASM39032v3, whole genome shotgun sequence genomic DNA carries:
- the LOC138901050 gene encoding uncharacterized protein, protein MTNPSENPSSSPQETTSIPTITPSTTPTSKKRVKMLAHKVVMGRAQIKKINEKFKARKEEEPQKSDESFKSSTEGEETVSSKTEHVSSGPKVTHETISEVAANLENRVKKESKGVRSAVRGKGKRVADSSPTPVRLTKDTGAMVVWEEKSGGEDESVQKIGGNEPGSSVEETLADLLKKVSQSYNPKKKRTSKAKISGTARANKKRKVAPSDSAENPPTRGRATRSQRKQNEADLQKALEESKRKAVAKGKKKMAEPVEAVDIDEMDLVHKDKHVIEEVEVQTPKPKKAKTSTKKSISKSKSAEPSTLA, encoded by the exons ATGACTAACCCTTCTGAAAACCCTTCTTCATCACCACAAGAAACCACTTCCATACCCACTATCACCCCTTCCACCACCCCAAcctctaagaaaagagtaaagatgCTTGCTCACAAGGTTGTTATGGGGAGAgcacaaatcaagaaaataaatgaaaaatttAAAGCACGTAAGGAAGAAGAACCCCAAAAATCTGATGAATCATTCAAATCTtctactgagggggaagaaactgtTTCTTCCAAAACTGAACATGTATCTTCTGGTCCTAAAGTCACTCATGAGACAATTTCTGAAGTAGCTgcaaatttggagaatag ggtaaaaaaggagaGCAAGGGAGTTAGGAGTGCTGTGAGgggaaagggtaaaagagtggctgattcttcacccactccaGTGAGATTAACCAAAGACACAGGTGCAATGGTTGTTTGGGAAGAAAAATCTGGTGGAGAAGACGAGAGTGTACAGAAAAtagggggaa atgaacctggttcatcagtAGAAGAAACCCTCGCAGACCTATTGAAGAAAGTGAGTCAGAGCTACAACCCAAAGAAGAAGAGAACTTCCAAGGCTAAGATCTCTGGCACTGCAAGGGCTAACAAGAAAAGGAAGGTTGCTCCTTCTGATTCTGCTGAAAATCCTCCCACAAGAGGAAGAGCCACAAGAAGCCAGCGAAAGCAGAATGAGGCAGATTTGCAAAAAGCCTTagaagaaagcaaaagaaaagCGGTTGCAAAAGGGAAGAAGAAGATGGCTGAGCCTGTTGAGGCTGTTGATATTGATGAGATGGACCTGGTCCATAAAGATAAACATGTGATTGAAGAAGTGGAGGTTCAGACTCCCAAACCCAAGAAAGCCAAGACTTCCACTAAGAAGTCCATCTCTAAGTCTAAGTCTGCTGAACCATCCACCCTAGCATAA